In the Alphaproteobacteria bacterium genome, GATCGCACGACTGCGCTGCAATGGATGTTCTTCGAGCAGAACAGCCTCGAGCCCTATCTCGGCGCGGCGTTCTTCTGGCTCACGCTGGTCAAGGGCGGGCGCGAGCTGCAACTGCACGCGCTGGAAGACTGGATGGAGAAAGGCTACCAGGCCTTCGGCGTGATGGAGAAGCATCTCGCGGCAAACGACTTTTTCGCCGCCGGTCATTACACCATCGCGGACATTGCGCTTTACGGCTACACGCACGTGGCGCACGAGTGCGACTTCGCGCTCGACGCGTTCCCGGCGATCCGCGCCTGGCTCAACCGCGTCGTCGATCAAGCCGGCCATGTGCCGATGGACTGGCACCCGGCCGCGGAGGCAGCGCAGTAGCGCGATCGAAACGCTTCCGCTGCGGCAGATGAGGTACCGCGCGATGCGTTAATCGTCGAAGGGAACTCACGGGCAAATGCAATGCGAATAGTTAGCATCTGCAGAATCGCAGAAATTCCCGCTCGCATGAATTAATTTTCAAACCTTCACCCTGCGTCACGCGCGCCGCGTCTTACGCGTTGCGCGAAGCACGAAGCGGTCAATTGATTCCATTTCGCTTTGATGGACTGGATGTCGCAGTCCTCACGCGCGCAGCCTAAGGTGGTCGGCAACCATCGCGAGAGGTTGCGATTCACGCATGGCCGCTGCGCTTCCACACTACGAAAGTAGACTGCACCTTACGTTGCATTCAAAAATTTCCTGTGTTCTACTTTTGGCTGTTCGAGTGAATCGTCTGCCAACAAGACGGCGCTCACACGCTCGCTGCAGCGATCGCTGTCCCGCCGTCGCGATCCAACCCCGGGAGGAGCTGCTTCTCCCAGCACGTCAACAACGACCAAAGGGGGGCCCCTTGTACATTTCCAGCAAAGCATCACCTGCGCGTCAACGCGAAGCGCAGAAGGCGCGGGACAATCGCGCCGAGATCGTGAAGGCGCTTTCGCACGGCCAGATCACCAAGCGCGATCTGTTCAAGTGGGGCATTTACACGTCGACCGGCGCGCTGGCGTTGACGAACGGGCTGAGCCCGTTCGCGCGCTCAGCCTTTGCGGATGTGCCGACCGGCACGCCGCGCAGCCCGCTCGGCACCGCGACCAAGTTCAGCCAGCCGATGCCGCGCCTTGCGCTGCAGACGCCCTCTCCGCTCACCAAGGATCCGGCGACCGGCAATGCGGTGTTTCCGGCCGCGCTGGGCGAGCGCCCCGCGAAGCGGCTGTCGTATCACACCGACTTCACCGACTTTAACACCACCCATCCCGGCTATCCCAACAACAACAATCCGTTCCGCAATCCGCTGTCGGGTCGCGGCCCGTTCGAGGGCCGGCCGCCCGGCGAGGTGTTCGCACATCAGCGCTGGGATGAGTTCTTCCCGCAGGTCGGCTACGTGATGTCGTGGGGTCAAATCCAGGCGGGCACCAAATTCCATCCGAACTTCCCGGCGACGCAGAATCCAAACAGCGTATGGACCTACGGACCCGGCCGCTTCGTGCAGGGCAAGCTGCCGCCGTTCCTGATCAAGGGCCGCTACGGCCAGCCGATCCTGACCCGCATCTACAACAACACGCCGCTCGACCGCACCCAGAACGAGGGCTTCGGCCGCAACGAGAGCCAACTGCATCATCACAACGCGCACAACGGCGCGGAATCCGATGGCGCCGCCAACGTGCATCACTTCCCCGGCACGTTCTACGACTACCGCTGGAGCACGACGCTGGCGCGACGCGACAAGATCAACACCGGCGCGACCGAGCCGCGCGCCTCAGGCCCGAACGGAAACGGCGGCCTCAATCTCGTGGCCGGCGACTTCCGCGAATTGCAGGGCACGCTCTGGGCGCACGACCACCGCTTCTTCTTCACGGCCGAGAACGTTTACAAGGGCAATGTCGGCATGGTGAACTATTACTCGGGCCCGGACCGCGGCAACGAGGAACTCGTCGACGGCGTCAACCTGCGCCTGCCGAGCGGCAAGCTGCTCGACTACGGCAATGTCGACTTCGACGTGAACCTGATCGTATCGGACTCGGCGTTCCGCCAGGACGGGCAGCTGTTCTTCGACACGTTCACCACCGACGGCTTCCTCGGCGACGTTCCGCTGGTCAACTTCGCCTATGCACCGACCCTGAACGTGCTGCCGCGCAAGTATCGCTTCCGCATCCTGAATGCGTGCATGTCACGCTTCCTGCAGCTTTGCATCTCCAGCCCGAGCAACACGCAGGTGCCGTTCAAGTTCATCTGCAACGACGGCAACTTCGTGGTGAACCCGATCACGCTGTCGCAACTCGATCACCAGGGTATCGCGGAGCGCTACGACATCATCGTCGACTTCTCGGCCTTCCCGATCGGCTCCAGCCTCAAGCTCGTCAATCTGCTGACGATGCGCGACGACGGCCGCGGCCCGAAGGATACGCTGTCGCTCGCCCAGGCGCTGGCCGGCACTCCGGACGATCCGGTGGTCGGACCGGTGCTGGAGTTCAAGGTTTCGTCGTCGGTGCCGAGCGTCGACGTGCCCGGCGTCACCCTCTTTTCGACCTCACCGGACAACAGCCAGGTGCCGGCGACGCTGACCCAGCAGATCCCGGTCGTGACGCCGGTGCGCACGCGGCTGGTCGAGTTCGGCCGTGCCGGCAACGGCGACTCGCGCCAGCCGAACGGCCAGTGCATCCCGGATTGCCCGGAGAACATGCCGTTCCCGTGGACCATCAAGGTCAACGGGCAGGAAGCGCACTCGATGAATGCCAACCGCATTTCCGAGCTGATCCCGCAGCCGGGCCAGATCGAGCACTGGACTTACGTCAACGGCGGCGGCGGCTGGGATCATCCGATCCACCTCCACTTCGAGGAGGGGGTGACGATGAACCGCGGCAACAATCCGATCCCAAACACCGAACTGCTCGTGCGCAAGGACGTGTGGCGGCTGCGCGCCTCGGGCAGCGTCACGTTCCAGGTGCAGTTCGGCGAATACGGCGGCTCCTACGTGAACCACTGCCACAACACGGTGCACGAGGACTTCGCGATGCTGATGCGCATCCAGCTGCTCACCGGCGTCGCCGGCTCGCCGCAGACCGCGGTCACGCCGACGCCGAACCCCTCGCCCGACGGCGTGACCTTCACCACACCCGAAATCCTCCCCGAAGGGGACCCGCGAAGCTAGATCGCGCGTTGACAACGGATGGAGAGAACAATGAAACGCACACTCCAGGTCTCGATCGCTCTCGCAGCGGTTACGGTTGCCGGCACTGCGGCCTCGGCCCAAACCCCGACCAGCACGGCATCGTCATCCTCGGCCGGTGTGCTGTCGAGCTCGACTTCCACAGCGACAGCCGCGAAGCGGAAGCCGACTTCGGCGACACCCGACATGATCAACGAAGCGATCCAGCGTTCCGAGGCGCGCGCCGCCAAGGAAACCGCCACCGGCAAGCCGCAGCAGTGGGGCAGCGAGGAACCGTTCGCCTATAACCCGGCGGTGAAACGCTTCGACGCCACCAGGCAATAGAGCGCACCGGCGGTGCGCCTACGGGCGCGCCGCCCGGATTCGGGAGAACATCGATGAAACGATGGACGCTGGCCGCGCTCGCGGCAACGGTGTTGCTTGCGCCGGCTCCCGGCGAGGCGCAGACGCGCCGCGGGCCTGAATATTTCACCAACCTGCCGGTCGTGGACCAGGATGGGCGGCAGCTCAAATTCTACGACGATCTGATCAAGGACAAGATCGTCGTCGTCATGTTCATCTATACCAGCTGCACCGACATCTGCCCGATCACCACCGCGCGCATGACGCAGATCGAGGACCAGCTCGGCGACGTACTCGGGCGCGACATCTTCATCGTCTCGATGACGGTCGACCCGGAACACGACACGCCGGAGAAGCTGAAGGCCTATTCGAAAGCCTTCGGCACGGGGCCCGGCTGGACCTTCGTGACCGGCAAGCCGGAAGACATCCGCGCCATCAACAGCCGGCTCGGTGAGCGCAGCAAGGTGTTGAGCGATCACCGCAACGAGATCGTGCTCGGCAATGACGCGACCGGCGAATGGCAGCGCGACAACGTGATGGGCGACCTCAAGCGCGTGTCGCTGTCGATCCGCGAGATGGATCCCAAATATCGCGATCGGGTGCGCCAGGTCCGCGCCAATCCGGCGATGAACACCGGCATGGCGATGAGCACGCAGCCTGGGCAGGCGATGTTCAAGAAGCTGTGCACCGGCTGCCATACCATCGGCGTCGGCGACCGCATCGGACCCGACCTGCGCGGCGTCACCGAGCGGCGCGACCGCGCCTGGCTCACGAGCTATCTGCGCAATCCGCCCGGCATGGCGGCGCGCGATCCGGTCGCGCGCGCGCTTGCCGAGAAATACCGGCCGGCCCTGATGCCGAACATGGCGCTGTCCGAGCACGATGCCGCCGACCTGATCAGCTACCTGCAGGAAGAAAACGCGAAGCTCACCGAAACGGTGCTGCCCGCATCGGCCGCGAGCCATCAGCACGATCATCACAAGCATTGATCGGAGCAATGCGCGTCCCGCGAGCGCGGGATCCCGGGTCTCACTCGCTCTTGATGCCCGCGTCCTTGATGACCTTCGCCCACTTCGCGGTATCGGTGCGGATGATCGTGGCGAACGCATCGGGCGGGTCAGTGACCACATCGAGTCCGATCTTCCCGAAGTTCGCGCGCAGTTCGGGCTGCGATACGATTTTCACCGCTTCCTGATGCAGCTTCGCGATCGCCGCTGACGGCGTTCCGGCGGGCGCGAGCAACCCGAACCACGACGTCACCTCGAAATCCGGCACGCCCGACTCGATCATGGTCGGAAGCTCCGGCATGTTGGGCGAGCGCTGACGCGCCGTCATCGCAAGGCCGCGCAGCCTCCCTTCGCGCACGGTCGGCAGAATTGCACCGGCGTTCTGCAACGTCATGGTGACGCGCCCACCGATGACGTCGGTGAAATTCGCACCACGATAAGGAACATGCACGATGTCGAGACCGAACTGCCCCTTGAACACTTCTCCGGCAATGTGCTGCGGCGTTCCGGCGCCGGGGCTCGCGTAGGAGAGTTTGCCGGGCTGCGCTTTCGCGAGCGCGATCAGTTCGGCGACGCTCTTCGCCGGGACGTCATTGTTGACCGCAAGGATGCTCGGGGAGACAAGCAGGCGGGCGATCGGCGCAAGATCACGCGCCGGGTCGAAGGCCGGATTGGGCAGCAGCGACGGGTTGATAGTCATCGCCCCGTTCGCACCCCAGTACAGCGTGTAACCGTCGGGCGCGGATCGCGCGACGCGCTCGCCGCCGGCGCTGCCGCCCGCGCCCGGGACGTTCTCCACGGTCACCGGTACATTCCACGCCTCGGTGAGCTTCTGCGCGAACATGCGCGCGCTGACATCGGTCGCGCTGCCGGGCGTGAAGCCGACGATCATGCGGATCGCGTGGTCCGGATAGGTCTGCGCGCGGGCGTGCCCTGCGGTGAGCAGCAATGAGAGCGTGATCAGGAGCGTGCGAACGAGCATGTTCATTGCCGCCTCCCCTCTGCTGTCGTTACTCCGTCGCCTTGATCCCGGCTTCCTTGAGGATCTTCGCCCAGTAGGGAATTTCCTTCCGGATCACCTCGGCAAATTCCGCGGGCGTGCCGCCGATCACATCGAGCCCGTTGTCCTCGAAGCGCTTGCGGACATCCGGCATCGCCAGCACCGCCGCGGTGTCCTGATGAACCTTGTCGATGATCGCCTGGGGCGTGCCGGTGGGCGCGAGGAAGCCGAACCACGGCACGGCCTCGAAATCCGGGTACCCTCTCTCGATCATGGTCGGCAGGTCGGGCGCCGCCACCGAGCGCTTGCGCGAGGAGACCGCAAAGGCCCGCAGCCTTCCTTCTTTCACCAGCGGCGCAGCGTTCACCACGTTCAGGAAGGCCATATTGATGCGACCGGCGAGCAGGTCGGGGAGGATCGCGGTCGAGCCGCGATAGGCGATCGGCTGGATATTGGTTTTGGTCATGTACTTGAACAGCTCGTTCGCAAGATGCTGCGAGGAGCCCGTACCGGTATGGCCATACGTCAGTTCACCGGGCTTCGCCTTCGCAAGTGCGACGAGGTCCTGGATGCTGTTCACCGGCACGTCGGGGTGCACCACCAGCAGGTTCGCGGCGACGAAGATCTGCGTGATCGGGACGAAGTCCTTGACGGGATCGAACGAGAGCTTGTCGTAGAGGCTGACGCTCATGATCAGCGATGAGTTGCCGCCCATGAACAGCGTGTAGCCGTCAGGCGCAGCCTTTGCGGCGCGGTCGGCCGCGATGTTGCCGCTCGCGCCCGAGATGTTCTCGATCGTGACCGGCTTGCCCCACAGGATCGCGAGCTTGTCGGCGACGATGCGCGCTCCGACATCCGGCGCGGTTCCGGCCGGGAAGCCGACGAGAACGCGGACGTTTTGCTCGGGATAAT is a window encoding:
- a CDS encoding tripartite tricarboxylate transporter substrate binding protein, translating into MRAIVGLAISLLLLTSGALAQTHYPEQNVRVLVGFPAGTAPDVGARIVADKLAILWGKPVTIENISGASGNIAADRAAKAAPDGYTLFMGGNSSLIMSVSLYDKLSFDPVKDFVPITQIFVAANLLVVHPDVPVNSIQDLVALAKAKPGELTYGHTGTGSSQHLANELFKYMTKTNIQPIAYRGSTAILPDLLAGRINMAFLNVVNAAPLVKEGRLRAFAVSSRKRSVAAPDLPTMIERGYPDFEAVPWFGFLAPTGTPQAIIDKVHQDTAAVLAMPDVRKRFEDNGLDVIGGTPAEFAEVIRKEIPYWAKILKEAGIKATE
- a CDS encoding multicopper oxidase domain-containing protein, which produces MYISSKASPARQREAQKARDNRAEIVKALSHGQITKRDLFKWGIYTSTGALALTNGLSPFARSAFADVPTGTPRSPLGTATKFSQPMPRLALQTPSPLTKDPATGNAVFPAALGERPAKRLSYHTDFTDFNTTHPGYPNNNNPFRNPLSGRGPFEGRPPGEVFAHQRWDEFFPQVGYVMSWGQIQAGTKFHPNFPATQNPNSVWTYGPGRFVQGKLPPFLIKGRYGQPILTRIYNNTPLDRTQNEGFGRNESQLHHHNAHNGAESDGAANVHHFPGTFYDYRWSTTLARRDKINTGATEPRASGPNGNGGLNLVAGDFRELQGTLWAHDHRFFFTAENVYKGNVGMVNYYSGPDRGNEELVDGVNLRLPSGKLLDYGNVDFDVNLIVSDSAFRQDGQLFFDTFTTDGFLGDVPLVNFAYAPTLNVLPRKYRFRILNACMSRFLQLCISSPSNTQVPFKFICNDGNFVVNPITLSQLDHQGIAERYDIIVDFSAFPIGSSLKLVNLLTMRDDGRGPKDTLSLAQALAGTPDDPVVGPVLEFKVSSSVPSVDVPGVTLFSTSPDNSQVPATLTQQIPVVTPVRTRLVEFGRAGNGDSRQPNGQCIPDCPENMPFPWTIKVNGQEAHSMNANRISELIPQPGQIEHWTYVNGGGGWDHPIHLHFEEGVTMNRGNNPIPNTELLVRKDVWRLRASGSVTFQVQFGEYGGSYVNHCHNTVHEDFAMLMRIQLLTGVAGSPQTAVTPTPNPSPDGVTFTTPEILPEGDPRS
- a CDS encoding tripartite tricarboxylate transporter substrate binding protein; protein product: MNMLVRTLLITLSLLLTAGHARAQTYPDHAIRMIVGFTPGSATDVSARMFAQKLTEAWNVPVTVENVPGAGGSAGGERVARSAPDGYTLYWGANGAMTINPSLLPNPAFDPARDLAPIARLLVSPSILAVNNDVPAKSVAELIALAKAQPGKLSYASPGAGTPQHIAGEVFKGQFGLDIVHVPYRGANFTDVIGGRVTMTLQNAGAILPTVREGRLRGLAMTARQRSPNMPELPTMIESGVPDFEVTSWFGLLAPAGTPSAAIAKLHQEAVKIVSQPELRANFGKIGLDVVTDPPDAFATIIRTDTAKWAKVIKDAGIKSE
- a CDS encoding SCO family protein, whose product is MKRWTLAALAATVLLAPAPGEAQTRRGPEYFTNLPVVDQDGRQLKFYDDLIKDKIVVVMFIYTSCTDICPITTARMTQIEDQLGDVLGRDIFIVSMTVDPEHDTPEKLKAYSKAFGTGPGWTFVTGKPEDIRAINSRLGERSKVLSDHRNEIVLGNDATGEWQRDNVMGDLKRVSLSIREMDPKYRDRVRQVRANPAMNTGMAMSTQPGQAMFKKLCTGCHTIGVGDRIGPDLRGVTERRDRAWLTSYLRNPPGMAARDPVARALAEKYRPALMPNMALSEHDAADLISYLQEENAKLTETVLPASAASHQHDHHKH
- a CDS encoding glutathione S-transferase family protein — translated: MYTLYSMQRSGNCYKARLALAQLNIPYDIVDIDILKGDARTPDFLAMNPSGRVPVLEVAPGRHISESNAILWYIAGGTPLAPDDRIDRTTALQWMFFEQNSLEPYLGAAFFWLTLVKGGRELQLHALEDWMEKGYQAFGVMEKHLAANDFFAAGHYTIADIALYGYTHVAHECDFALDAFPAIRAWLNRVVDQAGHVPMDWHPAAEAAQ